One Solea senegalensis isolate Sse05_10M linkage group LG21, IFAPA_SoseM_1, whole genome shotgun sequence DNA segment encodes these proteins:
- the LOC122787021 gene encoding arylsulfatase B-like, whose product MSEGLFLLVCFFAFPVVVFAQQPNIVLILADDYGWNDVGYHGSEINTPNLDKISASGVRLENYYVQPICTPSRNQLMTGRYQIHTGMQHAIIWPCQPYCVPLDEKLLPQYLKESGYATHMVGKWHLGMYKKDCLPTRRGFDTYFGYLTGGEDYYSHIRCASDSALNKSFCALDLRDGEEVATTYKGQYSTELFSQKAISVIENHNANKPLFLYVALQAVHSPMQVPERYMKPYQFIKDNYRRIYAGMVSAMDQAVGNITEALHRAGLWDNTVLVFSTDNGGQTMSGGSNWPLRGRKWSLWEGGVRGVGFVASPLLKQPGSFSDKLIHISDWLPTFVGLAGGSINTTKPLDGFDVWKSISYGLPSPRQELLHNIDPMFQEETPCEDEEYRLALSEVASREPWTQYSFNVSIHAAIRVSNWKLLTGNPGCDKWFPRPPHNTSLSQSDRLKPVMLFDVERDPQERYDLSDQFSGVVDYLLNRLSDYQKSALPINYPKSDPRCDPTSRGAWGPWA is encoded by the exons ATGAGTGAGGGACTTTTCCtgcttgtgtgtttctttgcttttcctgtggttgtttttgctCAGCAGCCAAACATAGTCTTAATCCTCGCCGACGATTACGGCTGGAACGATGTGGGATACCACGGATCAGAAATCAACACTCCTAACCTGGACAAAATATCAGCCAGTGGGGTCCGTCTGGAGAACTACTACGTCCAGCCCATCTGCACCCCGTCCCGCAACCAGCTCATGACCGGGAGGTACCAG ATTCACACAGGTATGCAACACGCGATTATCTGGCCCTGTCAGCCCTACTGTGTACCTCTGGATGAGAAGTTGCTGCCTCAGTATCTGAAGGAGTCCGGCTACGCTACACACATGGTGGGCAAGTGGCACCTGGGCATGTACAAGAAGGACTGTCTGCCCACCCGCCGGGGCTTTGATACATACTTTG GCTACCTGACAGGCGGCGAGGACTACTACAGTCATATACGCTGTGCTTCCGACTCTGCTTTAAATAAGAGTTTCTGTGCCTTGGACCTGAGGGATGGAGAAGAGGTCGCTACTACATACAAAGGACAATATTCAACGGAGCTGTTCAGCCAAAAGGCCATCAGCGTCATCGAAAACCACAACGCCAACAAG ccgCTCTTCCTCTACGTGGCACTGCAGGCGGTCCATTCTCCCATGCAGGTGCCAGAGCGATACATGAAACCTTACCAGTTCATCAAAGACAATTATCGCAGGATCTACGCTGGCATGGTGTCAGCTATGGACCAAGCTGTGGGCAACATCACCGAGGCTTTGCACCGGGCTGGACTCTGGGACAACACGGTGCTTGTGTTCTCGACGG ATAACGGAGGTCAGACAATGTCTGGTGGCAGCAACTGGCCACTGCGAGGCCGGAAATGGTCACTGTGGGAAGGCGGGGTCCGTGGAGTTGGATTTGTCGCCAGCCCGCTACTGAAACAACCTGGAAGTTTCAGCGACAAACTCATCCACatctctgattggctgcctACATTTGTCGGCCTGGCAGGAGGGAGCATCAACACCACAAAGCCCCTGGATGGATTCGACGTGTGGAAATCGATCAG CTATGGGCTTCCCTCACCCAGACAGGAGCTGTTGCACAACATCGACCCTATGTTTCAAGAAGAAACTCCAT gTGAAGACGAGGAGTATCGGTTAGCTTTATCTGAGGTGGCCAGCAGAGAACCCTGGACACAGTATAGCTTCAATGTGTCCATTCACGCTGCTATTCGAGTCTCTAACTGGAAGCTGCTGACTGGCAACCCAG GGTGTGACAAGTGGTTCCCTCGGCCCCCCCACAACACAAGCCTGTCGCAGAGTGACCGACTGAAGCCTGTAATGCTCTTTGACGTAGAGAGGGATCCTCAGGAGAGATACGACTTATCAGATCAGTTCAGTGGTGTGGTGGATTATCTCCTCAATAGACTCAGCGATTACCAGAAGAGTGCCTTGCCCATTAACTACCCCAAATCTGACCCCAGGTGTGACCCGACTTCCAGGGGAGCCTGGGGACCCTGGGCTTAG